The window TGGTTCAGCCCGTGATACCAAAAGTACTCTGCCTCTGGAGCATGAAATCACATCACATTGGTATCGAGCACCTGAGGTTTTTCTACGTTCCCAGACGTACGATTCAGCAGTTGATATGTGGGCAATGGGGACAATAATGGCTGAATTATTCAGCTTCAGACCATTGTTTGAAGGTCTTACTAACTCGGACGTGATGGATAAGCATTGCAGTGTTTTAGGCAGCCCAACTGAAGATACATGGTCTGAAGGACTTGATCTTGCAAGGAATTTATATCATAAGTTTCCAGAAGATGTTGCTGGTGTGCCGTTTTCAGAACTGTTACCAAATGCAAGCCTGGCTGCGGTTAATCTGATTGCTTCGCTCCTTTCTTGGGACCCCAAGGACAGGCCTACAGCCATGGAGGCGCTTCAACATCCCTTCTTCCGCGACTGGTATAATCATCCTATTCCATCGACTACCTACTTTAATTCCTTCCCAAGTGTGTTTATTAAGGCGATGAAGCGAGAGGGTATGAAAGGGATCAGTACAAGAATTCCTATTAAGAGTAGTCAACGTGAATGTGGTCAGATATATATCGGCTCGGTTAAGTTGCCAATTATTCCAAATCTGGCATTCTAGATAGTTTTGAAGAAGGTATTACTGTAATTGATGGCAGAGTTGCTTGTAATGGAGTATTTGGATTATTTGGTTCAGTATGTTAAGGTTACAAAAAATTTGGTTGATATCTTTGTAATTGAATGATTGACAAAACTGTTGTATATTTGAGCCTGCAATTTCATCATCATAAGACTGTATATATGACAATTGTTCTTTCTTGTTTGATATGTTATGATCTTTCTACATATTTACATGTCTGATCAACTTTAAAGTTCAG is drawn from Erigeron canadensis isolate Cc75 chromosome 9, C_canadensis_v1, whole genome shotgun sequence and contains these coding sequences:
- the LOC122581487 gene encoding cyclin-dependent kinase F-4-like, giving the protein MEKYALLEEVGSGSFGVVWKAYNTQTGEIVAIKNLFTLNKSWEVEVEALYKFNNHPNIVSLKELSIQENNDTASMVFEYMECNLFECMMNRKIPFSETEIKQTCEEAFLGLAHMHHHGYFHRDLKPENLLVSGRGTVKIGDLGSARDTKSTLPLEHEITSHWYRAPEVFLRSQTYDSAVDMWAMGTIMAELFSFRPLFEGLTNSDVMDKHCSVLGSPTEDTWSEGLDLARNLYHKFPEDVAGVPFSELLPNASLAAVNLIASLLSWDPKDRPTAMEALQHPFFRDWYNHPIPSTTYFNSFPSVFIKAMKREGMKGISTRIPIKSSQRECGQIYIGSVKLPIIPNLAF